Proteins from a genomic interval of Helicoverpa armigera isolate CAAS_96S chromosome 9, ASM3070526v1, whole genome shotgun sequence:
- the LOC110372569 gene encoding S1 RNA-binding domain-containing protein 1, whose product MESSAPKLRKRKAVEYTEDGDTDNTPKKKTKTVPKPKTVPKVTSVKRAKTVKDGENSKKISKPKETKVPKSKVIKTAAEDDEENNLFVGNENVSTEVWNEAEMLAQVEKIPLQLAQNLIGLLTEGCTLPFIARYRKTVVDNLMPDRLQELHESYENITQLKKKVKSVIETLKKSKKLTPDIQKGILSARNLSELDLIYAPLKSHSLSLAERARNLGLESHAVRALNGEYVNLNMLCNESEELGTVDKVESHVTHIIADIIYKDTRVLEHMRSLKEETRFTIQSSRTKSSTKDKVDDKKKMDTKSDPDTYKLYFDWKCPSQFVKPHQTLALNRGEDEKILSVKVVVPDWFYNKLERYCLTLWKSGFWVRKGLGDAYNRLIKPWLSRHVRSDLTATAQKEAVKTFTTNLEKYLLTEPIKNRTILGLDPGFRAGCKVGIINANGEKLDACTIHPDLRQHKSFDPAAKQLKDLISQYGVELIGLGNGTACRETGLWLKKHNLCDNVPIIIVPEQGASIYSINKEAQKEHPNMDPNLISALSIARRVLDPLGELIKVDPKNLGVGLYQHDIPPKMLETALDSAVEKVVSLVGVDINTASQAMLRRISGLNEGRAKKIIEYRQENSGFQSRAEIMKVPGIGKITFQQCAGFLTVLDSSEPLDTTIIHPESYKIAKSFAKKIGVNLKDLTKPHFPQLVESKVITINISQTSEELSTDVCTLELIINAFKQKKYEDNVITFCKPVYSVAVLNAEQLKEGTTLTGVVRNVVPFGCFVDCGVGDNGLIHRSNLGGNQTPKLGDRVAVTVISSPKPKKIQLRLDRILD is encoded by the exons ATGGAATCTAGTGCCCCAAAACTGAGGAAGCGGAAAGCTGTAGAATATACTGAAGATGGTGATACTGATAATACTCCGAAGAAGAAAACTAAAACTGTACCGAAGCCTAAAACGGTTCCAAAAGTTACATCAGTTAAACGAGCAAAAACAGTAAAGGATGGCGAAAACAGTAAGAAGATTTCAAAGCCTAAAGAAACAAAGGTTCCCAAGAGTAAAGTTATCAAAACAGCTGCAGAGGATGATGAAGAGAATAACTTATTTGTTGGAAATGAAAATGTATCAACTGAAGTATGGAATGAGGCTGAAATGTTGGCTCAAGTTGAGAAGATCCCTCTTCAATTAGCACAGAATCTGATAGGACTGCTCACAGAAGGTTGTACACTGCCATTTATTGCCAGATACAGAAAAACTGTTGTGGATAATCTTATGCCTGATAG ACTCCAGGAATTACATGAAAGCTATGAAAACATAACACAACTGAAGAAAAAAGTAAAGTCTGTCATAGAGACTTTGAAGAAGTCTAAAAAGTTGACACCAGATATTCAGAAAGGTATATTGAGTGCTCGTAACTTATCTGAACTAGATTtgatt TATGCACCACTAAAATCACATTCACTATCCCTTGCCGAAAGGGCCCGCAACCTTGGGCTGGAGTCCCATGCAGTGAGAGCATTAAATGGAGAGTATGTTAACCTCAACATGCTCTGCAATGAAAGTGAGGAATTGGGAACCGTTGATAAAGTGGAATCTCATGTCACTCATATTATAGCTGATATAATATACAAGGATACTAGAGTTTTGGAACATATGAGAAGCCT gaaagAAGAAACCAGGTTTACAATCCAAAGCAGTAGAACAAAAAGTTCAACCAAAGACAAGgtagatgataagaagaaaatgGACACTAAGTCAGATCCTGACACATATAAGTTGTATTTTGACTGGAAGTGCCCCAGTCAGTTTGTGAAACCACATCAAACCTTAGCACTGAATAGAGGGGaagatgaaaaaatactttcagtCAAAGTTGTTGTACCTGActggttttataataaacttgaaAG GTATTGTCTAACTTTATGGAAAAGTGGTTTCTGGGTCCGCAAAGGTCTCGGCGATGCGTATAATCGCCTAATCAAGCCCTGGTTGTCGAGACATGTGAGATCTGATCTCACAGCCACTGCACAGAAGGAAGCTGTGAAAACATTTACCACAAATCTAGAGAAATACCTTCTTACAGAACCTATTAAAAATAGAACGATCCTGGGATTAGATCCAGGTTTCAGAGCTGGCTGTAAG GTTGGTATAATAAATGCTAATGGCGAGAAACTAGACGCGTGTACTATACACCCAGATTTGAGACAACATAAATCATTTGATCCTGCTGCCAAACAATTAAAAGATCTCATTAGTCAATATGG TGTAGAATTAATTGGATTAGGAAATGGTACAGCCTGTCGTGAAACAGGGTTGTGGCTCAAGAAACATAATTTATGTGACAATGTTCCCATCATAATAGTGCCTGAACAAGGCGCTTCTATTTACTCTATTAACAAAGAGGCTCAAAAG GAACATCCAAATATGGACCCAAACTTAATTTCAGCTTTGTCAATAGCTAGAAGAGTGTTGGACCCCCTGGGAGAACTTATAAAA GTTGATCCTAAAAACTTAGGCGTTGGTTTATATCAGCACGATATTCCGCCAAAAATGCTAGAAACAGCCTTGGACAGTGCTGTGGAAAAGGTGGTCAGTTTAGTTGGAGTTGATATCAACACTGCATCTCAAGCAATGTTGAG gcGAATATCAGGCCTGAATGAGGGAAGAGCTAAGAAAATAATAGAATACCGCCAAGAAAACAGTGGCTTCCAATCAAGAGCAGAGATCATGAAAGTCCCAGGAATTGGAAAAATTACATTCCAGCAATGCGCCGGATTTCTAACGGTATTAGATAGTTCGGAACCTTTGGATACCACTATCATACATCCTGAGAGTTATAAAATTGCCAAATC GTTTGCAAAAAAGATAGGCGTGAACTTAAAAGATCTGACGAAGCCCCACTTTCCCCAACTAGTCGAAAGTAAAGTAATAACTATAAACATAAGCCAAACTAGTGAAGAATTATCCACTGACGTTTGTACACTGGAGCTCATTATAAATGCATTTAAACAGAAGAAGTATGAAGATAACGTGATTACGTTTTGTAAACCTGTGTATTCTGTTGCCGTCCTAAATGCGGAACAGCTGAAAGAAGGCACTACATTAACAG GTGTTGTTCGAAACGTAGTTCCCTTCGGATGTTTCGTGGACTGCGGCGTGGGCGACAACGGCCTCATTCATCGCAGCAACTTAGGCGGCAACCAAACTCCGAAACTAGGTGACAGAGTCGCCGTCACCGTCATCTCCTCTCCAAAACCCAAGAAAATACAGCTCAGACTTGACAGAATACTAGACTGA
- the LOC110372542 gene encoding mitochondrial inner membrane protease ATP23 homolog has product MTEDNKNPASETKTTSDNSNKSQTSTEPKKEEAWGYDLYPERRGTFNAKWSNILIGKEGKENIDKFKCEQNVYECVKNSSIVKVMMAALKSSGCPIDIRRHISCEVCDYSVSGGYDPELNQIVVCQNVSTRQGMVQGVLAHEMIHMFDYCRNQLDFKNMEHLACTEIRAANLTHCSFASAWSQGDASWGKIKKAHQDCVKTKALYSVLAVRQIGMKEAVDIIEKVFPKCYDDLEPIGRRIRRNSDDMLRAFKEAAYYGYE; this is encoded by the exons atgaCTGAAGATAATAAAAACCCGGCATCAGAAACGAAGACTACATCAGACAATAGTAATAAAAGCCAAACAAGTACTGAACCGAAGAAAGAGGAAGCATGGGGTTACGACCTGTATCCCGAAAGACGCGGTACTTTTAATGCTAAGTGGAGTAATATTCTGATTGGTAAGGAAGGAAAGGAAAATATAGATAAGTTCAAGTGCGAGCAGAACGTTTATGAATGTGTTAAAAACA GTTCTATCGTTAAGGTTATGATGGCAGCTCTTAAAAGTTCTGGTTG tccTATTGATATTCGGCGACATATATCATGTGAAGTATGTGACTACTCTGTTAGCGGAGGATATGATCCGGAATTGAACCAG ATAGTTGTGTGCCAAAATGTATCAACTCGTCAAGGTATGGTCCAAGGAGTTCTCGCTCATGAGATGATCCATATGTTTGACTACTGCCGGAACCAGCTGGACTTCAAGAACATGGAACATCTGGCCTGCACAGAGATAAGAGCTGCTAATCTTACCCATTGCTCATTTGCCAGTGCTTGGTCACAGGGGGATGCATCATGGGGCAAAATCAAGAAAGCTCATCAG gACTGTGTCAAAACCAAAGCATTATATTCCGTCCTAGCTGTACGACAAATAGGTATGAAAGAAGCTGTAGATATCATAGAAAAAGTATTCCCGAAATGCTACGATGACCTTGAACCAATAGGGAGAAGAATAAGAAGGAATTCTGATGATATGCTGCGTGCTTTCAAGGAAGCTGCGTATTATGGATATGAATAG
- the LOC110372568 gene encoding cilia- and flagella-associated protein 65, whose amino-acid sequence MNGSLNYKEAMANAALQCNPMMENYSEESISEVKVVDFGGIPVDVAVERIIAIDNTSDKSLTYRLSNIYVLNSVDRVFKLSITSDYVMPGDNARIRIVFKPNIVGQSFTEYFLIDDSGGNTYRVTVTGKCYGPRVSLDKRKLIFRICRNITEQRKEVFNIVNKSSVETTYQWYMPASGQGCFQISTGNCGLIRAFETITTTVVFTGTALGIYTAELVCLVLNQEPLFLNVFATVILPGNPLFSIQEHVFFKNFKRKSRFVHLMENSLNRLSNIPSASVFERYLDFGTGSVSDVTRNISQTLCVSNHEEQEGYIQWMPDPDNIFLVDPIACIIPPNESRLFTVRFRPKIENEVYGYLMCGDYQFKNFDSETSELKLRHTLFRIPCTGNTWLPCTEWNTEWDCPIEVILPPTVPTRTTFANFMLSNKFEIPMHFKFNAPHGTNYVVMPVCGIVPSRGWQIISVALEPKCFGDYCEAWDLIINKVQKTRISFTGNAEMSQIEVMSHGYHPGTHAMLEFPPTITGCTNYCTSYLHNLTRMEIHIRVLNSVYWLGADECGSIVLPPKEIIHYHWWFFPKIHDKVHETTITLSCVCLIDGRPVGEPSEVYIAISGFSEMPDLRILPKTNNLHDVVVGESFTFPVTLYNNGSCFFTSKLYHSIEGMGDDFSGDKLEIDSAVNSLRPSNHCEVRMTVTPDGAGSRQLHIRYTVLFRTEYDEVEEIQPVKKKICIIWYDGIYPTIKVKRTISVKCPVILSNHCVWNIVNVAELNQAFKDCRPNIPLSVNIFAPDLCVRTGLVELAFVMGCVYQAPVPWSLRREKICECEMVEVQVGTSLYEMRHTCIHRELVELYPLSGIVSPENPNILFLKFNYSRLGLNSLCYLMTMPNERTIYVNIHILAFLNTRGLLTPLRRPIGVDEYLAVLDCGRVPINNLDPVIRIVWLYNPTDVFTTWRLLRGNTIAPDSVIRCLLFFAEVPPLGKLAIPFAFMPTEMIQYEVIFLCSFGFETVKILVQGEGGLPNCVELRLDIPFYTERVIREAYRNEVVYLSTEHLTLPIMPTHSLSRDIISICNDTDSIIRFIWLPERIANILNVVMTPCWGVIQPKTSEWITMTVYTLQEPATFTTTVACEILDLTERKIFQKNELLRRSKIEKCNQEFIITEEGIFHPDINDSPPYVEDIEKPHPVYLSMTVSISSKGQRDGYPRMLIKQMWEQPPPYDLLSADSTDVFQRPTSANSMTLTDILKILDGILWDAMHSKMFRHQIEFYAKEEVPTYQQVMKVFKSEYKPKLSRRVTSGICDAIVNKAVFHTYNLNPKQNAILEATEE is encoded by the exons atgaacggaagtttaaattataaagaagCAATGGCCAATGCGGCTTTGCAATGCAATCCAATGATGGAGAATTATTCAGAGGAAAGTATATCTGAAGTGAAGGTCGTAGATTTTGGAGGAATACCGGTCGACGTCGCTGTAGAAAGAATCATTGCAATTGATAACACGAGTGAT aaaaGCCTCACATACAGGctatcaaatatttatgttttaaatagcGTGGATCGTGTTTTCAAATTATCGATTACATCGGATTATGTGATGCCAGGCGACAATGCTCGAATCAGGATTGTGTTCAAGCCCAATATTGTTGGGCAGTCGTTTACTGAGTATTTTTTGATAGATGATTCTGGTGGCAATACTTATAGAGTCACTGTTACTGGAAAGTGCTATG GGCCAAGAGTGTCATTAGATAAAAGAAAACTCATTTTTAGAATATGTAGAAATATAACAGAGCAAAGGAAAGAAGTTTTTAACATAGTAAATAAGTCATCCGTTGAGACCACCTATCAATGGTACATGCCGGCTTCTGGTCAGGGATGCTTCCAA ATATCGACAGGCAACTGTGGCCTCATTAGAGCATTTGAGACTATCACCACTACCGTGGTATTCACTGGGACTGCTCTTGGAATTTATACGGCGGAATTAGTCTGCTTGGTCCTTAATcag GAGCCCTTATTCTTGAACGTGTTTGCAACGGTCATATTACCGGGAAATCCATTATTTAGTATTCAAGAGCACGTTTTCTTCaagaattttaaaagaaagtccCGTTTTGTGCACTTAATGGAGAATAGTCTAAATCGTTTGAGCAACATACCTTCAGCTTCGGTGTTTGAGAGGTATCTAGACTTTGGTACGGGAAGTGTTTCGGATGTGACAAGGAATATTTCTCAAACTCTTTGTGTCTCTAACCATGAAGAACAGGAGGGGTACATACAATGGATGCCAG ACCCAGATAACATATTCTTAGTGGATCCTATCGCTTGTATTATCCCTCCGAATGAATCGAGGCTATTTACAGTTCGATTCAG GCCGAAAATCGAAAACGAAGTGTACGGTTATCTGATGTGTGGGGACTACCAATTCAAAAACTTCGATAGTGAAACAAGCGAGCTAAAGTTACGGCACACACTGTTCCGCATACCTTGTACGGGGAACACATGGCTGCCTTGCACCGAATGGAATACTGAATGGGACTGTCCTATTGAG GTAATTTTGCCACCAACAGTACCGACAAGAACGACGTTCGCAAACTTTATGCTGTCGAATAAATTTGAAATACCTATGCATTTCAAATTCAATGCACCGCATGGCAC gaactACGTCGTAATGCCCGTTTGTGGCATTGTTCCAAGCCGCGGTTGGCAGATAATATCGGTAGCTTTAGAACCCAAGTGTTTCGGCGATTACTGTGAAGCTTGGGATCTTATCATTAACAAAGTGCAAAAG ACTCGTATCAGCTTCACGGGTAACGCAGAAATGAGCCAAATAGAGGTGATGTCTCACGGCTACCACCCGGGCACACATGCGATGCTGGAGTTCCCTCCTACCATTACTGGCTGTACCAACTACTGCACTTCCTACCTTCACAACCTCACTAGGATGGAAATACA CATACGAGTGTTAAACTCCGTCTACTGGTTGGGTGCTGACGAATGTGGTTCCATAGTGCTGCCTCCCAAAGAGATCATACACTATCACTGGTGGTTCTTCCCCAAGATTCACGATAAAGTTCACGAAACTACAATCACTCTGTCTTGCGTTTGCTTGATCGATGGCAG ACCAGTTGGAGAGCCATCAGAAGTGTATATTGCAATTTCTGGATTTTCGGAAATGCCTGATTTGAGA ATattaccaaaaacaaataacctccACGACGTTGTTGTTGGTGAAAGTTTCACGTTTCCAGTGACTTTGTATAATAATGGTTCCTGTTTCTTCACGTCTAAGCTGTATCATTCCATTGAGGGCATGGGAGATGACTTCAGCGGTGATAAACTTGAAATAGATAGTGCAGTG AATAGTTTGAGACCATCAAACCATTGCGAAGTTCGAATGACCGTGACACCCGATGGGGCTGGGTCCCGTCAGCTACACATTAGGTACACGGTGCTTTTTCGCACCGAGTACGACGAAGTAGAGGAAATACAGCCGGTCAAGAAGAAAATTTGTATTATATGGTACGATGGGATTTATCCTACTATCAAG gtgaaGCGCACAATATCTGTCAAATGTCCAGTGATATTGAGCAATCATTGCGTCTGGAATATCGTCAACGTAGCTGA GTTAAACCAGGCGTTTAAGGATTGTCGGCCTAACATTCCGCTTAGTGTTAACATTTTCGCTCCTGATTTATGCGTCCGAACCGGATTAGTTGAGCTGGCGTTTGTAATGGGTTGTGTGTACCAAGCCCCTGTTCCGTGGAGTCTTCGTCGGGAGAAGATTTGTGAATGTGAGATGGTCGAGGTGCAGGTTGGAACCTCCTTGTATGAAATGAGACACACTTGCATACACAGGGAGTTGGTGGAGCTATATCCCCTTAGCGGAATTGTTTcg CCGGAAAATCCTAACATATTGTTCCTGAAGTTCAATTACTCAAGATTAGGATTAAATTCACTATGCTATTTAATGACGATGCCAAATGAAAGAACCATTTatgtaaacatacatattttagcTTTTCTGAACACTCGAGGCTTATTGACACCTTTACGCCGACCTATAGGAGTAGACGAGTATTTGGCCGTATTAGACTGCGGACGAGTGCCTATCAATAATTTGGATCCTGTCATAAGG ATCGTCTGGCTTTACAACCCAACAGATGTATTTACAACCTGGCGATTGCTCCGAGGGAACACTATTGCTCCAGATTCTGTGATTCGCTGTCTACTCTTCTTTGCCGAAGTACCGCCTCTCGGAAAATTAGCTATACCTTTTGCGTTCATGCCTACAGAAATGATTCAATATGAG GTAATTTTCCTCTGCTCCTTTGGATTTGAAACTGTCAAAATATTAGTACAAGGAGAAGGAGGTTTGCCGAACTGCGTGGAGTTAAGACTTGATATCCCTTTTTATACAGAAAGGGTCATCAGAGAGGCTTACAGAAATGAAGtg GTATATTTGTCAACGGAACATCTGACATTACCGATAATGCCGACGCATTCCCTGTCGAGGGATATAATAAGCATTTGCAATGACACGGACAGTATTATTAGATTCATTTGGCTACC GGAAAGAATAGCCAATATTCTAAATGTCGTGATGACTCCATGTTGGGGCGTGATTCAGCCGAAGACCTCAGAGTGGATAACGATGACTGTCTACACGCTTCAAGAGCCGGCTACGTTCAC GACGACAGTTGCTTGCGAAATTTTGGATTTGACCGAGCgcaaaatcttccaaaaaaaTGAACTTTTACGAAGAAGTAAAATTGAGAAGTGCAATCAAGAGTTCATTATTACCGAAGAAGGAATTTTCCATCCG GATATCAACGATTCCCCGCCTTACGTGGAAGACATAGAAAAACCGCATCCGGTATATTTGTCTATGACGGTCTCTATATCCTCTAAAGGGCAACGAGACGGATATCCACGAATGCTTATAAAACAAATGTGGGAACAG CCTCCACCGTACGATTTGCTGTCAGCGGACTCTACTGACGTTTTCCAACGACCCACTAGCGCGAACAGCATGACTTTGACCGACATTCTTAAAATTCTAGACGGAATTTTGTG ggaCGCGATGCACTCCAAAATGTTCCGTCACCAAATAGAATTTTACGCGAAGGAAGAGGTTCCTACATATCAACAAGTCATGAAAGTGTTCAAAAGTGAATACAAGCCTAAACTGAGTCGAAG GGTCACCTCCGGAATATGCGACGCTATCGTGAACAAAGCGGTATTCCACACTTATAACCTCAACCCTAAACAGAATGCAATCTTGGAAGCAACTGAAGAATGA
- the LOC110372561 gene encoding protein-lysine N-methyltransferase EEF2KMT, whose amino-acid sequence MSAKTGINDLLLNQLIEHFYNGNLNFCLQKDDIDTMNWDFQQAFLDATVNSELLKQYPISGKFASLYLKKIIQNLEPNQEVHDDFYSQLCTTMNNLNQDGFSYRHYLIGNDTNNIVTIKETRNMVVNGTTGLKTWEAALMLSDWALCNPEIFANKNIQELGCGVGFTGITISKLCNVKSLTFTDCHNDVLKTVCENIQINFPHYKQETAHDITMFKDQEKSLSVMMLDWNTIDNLPDNVIPDIVIGADIVYDPSILIPLCNVIKTFCTRNKRLEVYIASVIRNEETFALFLKTLDKMDLEFEKIQLNKSVLIKWDESIDKCLLKINAKLE is encoded by the exons ATGTCAGCCAAAACtggaataaatgatttattattaaatcagtTGATAGAACATTTTTACAATGGGAATCTTAACTTTTGTTTGCAA AAAGACGATATTGACACCATGAATTGGGACTTCCAGCAAGCATTCCTGGATGCTACAGTAAACagtgaattattaaaacaatacccAATAAGTGGTAAATttgctagtttatatttaaagaaaataattcagaATTTAGAACCAAACCAGGAAGTTCATGACGATTTCTACTCTCAATTGTGTACAACGATGAACAATTTGAATCAAGATGGTTTTAGTTACAGACATTATTTAATAGGAAATGacacaaataatattgtaactatTAAAGAAACCAGGAATATGGTTGTTAATGGAACTACTGGGCTGAAAACTTGGGAG GCTGCACTGATGTTATCAGATTGGGCACTTTGCAATCCAGAGATATTTgctaacaaaaacatacaagAACTGGGCTGTGGTGTGGGCTTCACTGGCATAACAATTAGCAAGCTCTGCAATGTTAAATCTCTAACCTTTACTGATTGTCACAATGATGTGTTGAAGACTGTATgtgaaaatatacaaataaatttcCCACATTATAAGCAAGAGACGGCTCATGACATCACTATGTTCAAAGATCAAGAGAAATCTTTGa gtgtGATGATGCTGGACTGGAATACCATTGACAATTTACCAGATAATGTTATACCAGACATAGTGATCGGAGCTGATATAGTATATGACCCGTCCATTCTAATACCACTATGCAATGTTATAAAAACCTTCTGCACAAGAAATAAGCGTCTAGAAGTGTATATTGCCAGTGTTATTAGAAATGAAGAGACCTTTGCTCTTTTCTTGAAAACATTAG ATAAAATGGACCTGGAGTTTGAAAAAATACAACTTAACAAAAGTGTGTTAATAAAGTGGGATGAGAGTATAGATaaatgtttgttaaaaataaatgcaaagttAGAATaa